Sequence from the Flavobacterium sp. J372 genome:
ATTCAGATTGAAGGCAGAGTGCTTGGCGACATCTCTCGTAACCACGTTATACCTACAGCTATACGTTACCAGAATACTTTGATTGAGAACGTTCGCGGCCTTAAAGAAATATTCGGTAAAGAATTTGAAACTATTGGTAAAGAGCAGATTACGCTTATAAAAGAGATTTCTGAACATATCGCCGGCATCAATACAAACGTTGAGGCTATGATTGAAGAGCGCAAAAAGGCAAATGCGCTTGACAATGCTGAAGCTATGGCTGATGCGTACTGCGACAAAGTAAAACCTTATTTTGATATCATAAGGGATCATTGCGATAAGCTTGAACTTATGGTGGATGATGAGATCTGGACGCTTACTAAATACCGTGAATTATTGTTTACACGATAATTTCATACATATTAATTGAGTGTAAAGCCCCTGTAATTGCAGGGGCTTTTTTGATATAGTGATGATCTAACGGATTTCGGCATAATAATCGCTATATTCGTAAGGATTATAACGCATATGATGAAAAAACTCATTTTCGCAATAGCTTGCCTGATATCGCTAACTGCCTCAGCACAAGAGCAGTTCGCTGTGTATTTTGACAGCAATAAGCACGAACTGAAGAAAGCAGAACAAGACCGGCTTAATACCTGGATTGCGCAAAACCAAACCTCCAAAATACTGGCAATCAATGGCTATACCGATGAAGACGGTTCCATAGGCCTAAATGATACGCTGGCGCAACGCCGTGTAAATCATATTTTTAATTTGGTAAAAGGTAAAGTGAAGGCCCGGGAGGATTTTAAAACCCGCAGTTTTGGGAAGCTCCATAAACATTCACCGGTAAAAGCAGAGAACAGGAAGGTTGTAATTTACTATCTTCCTGAAAAAGAATTGCATCGTGAAAATGAAGTGCTTGGCATAAAGCCTGAACCAAAACCTGTGGTTAAATATCCGGCGGGTGTAGTGCTCACAAACCCAAACGGAACGAGGGAGGAGATAAAGTTTGATGTCGAATTCATGAAGAAAGTGGGGGATGCCAAGCCGGGTGAAAAGCTGGTTTTGCACAACATCAATTTCTTTGAAAATACCTTTGCAACAACTCCAGACTCGCGGCCAAAGATGTATGAGTTGCTGGAAATCATGAAGTTGCACAAAAACCTAAAGATAAAACTGCAAGGCCACATCTGCTGCCAGAAAGGTGACCCCCGCAAACTTTCGTATGAAAGAGCAAAAGCCATCATGCTGTTTCTTACCCGAAACGGTATCGAGAAATCACGTGTTACTTTTGAAGGGCTTGGTACTACGCAACCCATTTATCCACTGCCTGAAAAGACTGAAGAAGAGCGTGCTGAAAACCGCCGTGTAGAGATTTTGGTTATAGAAAATTAAGAAGCTTTTAAGATTGCCAAATAGAAAATGTTAATATTACGGAATTTGTAAGATTTTACACAGATAACTGCTTTACCGAGGAAGCAGGCAGTGGCTAGCTATTAACACTTCATTAAGAAAATTATTTCACCTTCTGCAAAACATATTTTGAGCCGGGGTCAGTTCCGGGTCTTGAGTCTAAAGTCAGGTGCAATTTTCCGTCAACCATTTTAAACGGAATTTCTTTTTTCACATCCTGGCCGCCTCGGTTTTTGGTGTCGGTGTAAATTACGCCGTCTTTCACAGTATAGGTGCCGGTGAAAAATGGAGCAACCGTCATCTTACCGGTCATGTAATGCTGAAAGCTGCCATCCTTCCCGAAAACGAAATGATTGCGGGAGTACATCAACCTTACATCGGCTACCCGGTTTTGCAAACCAACGGGAGATATGGCATAGAGTCTTTTCATATCATCTGAAACTGAAACCGTATCTGCCTTGGTACGGTCAATGGTGATGCCCTCGGCTTCGACCGAAACCGTTTTCCACGTGCCGATTAGTTTTTTCTTTTGGGCGTGGGTTGTGGTGAGGGTGAGGATGATGAAGAGAGTGAGGAGGTGAGTCATCGATATTGTGTTATTCGCTCTTCCATTTTTCATATAGCTTTTTTGTGTTTCGGAATCTTGAAGTGACACCAAAACAATCAGAATGATTGTCAACTACATCAAATATCACATCTCGATACTCTGTTTTCCAATCGCGATCAGATAAATATTTATGTATAATGCAATAAGAAAGTCGGTCAAGGGAATTGAGATAGTTTTCTTTTGCGACACTAATTTTGTCTTGAACAATTTCAAGCTTCTCAAGATTAAGTAACGTATTAGATATACTGATTTGATGGTTATATTCTCTCAGATCAAAACAAACGTTGTCGAAACTTTCTTTTCTTTTATTCAGCTCACTTTCTAGTTCCAATACAGTCATCAATGTATTTGTTCTCTGGTTTTCTGACATATTGCTAAGTTGCTCCTTAATTTGTCTGATTTGAAAATACGCAATTAATAATATTCCAACAGTTAGTAATGTAGTTACTGCAGATGATATAGCACTAATCCAATCTGT
This genomic interval carries:
- a CDS encoding OmpA family protein; its protein translation is MKKLIFAIACLISLTASAQEQFAVYFDSNKHELKKAEQDRLNTWIAQNQTSKILAINGYTDEDGSIGLNDTLAQRRVNHIFNLVKGKVKAREDFKTRSFGKLHKHSPVKAENRKVVIYYLPEKELHRENEVLGIKPEPKPVVKYPAGVVLTNPNGTREEIKFDVEFMKKVGDAKPGEKLVLHNINFFENTFATTPDSRPKMYELLEIMKLHKNLKIKLQGHICCQKGDPRKLSYERAKAIMLFLTRNGIEKSRVTFEGLGTTQPIYPLPEKTEEERAENRRVEILVIEN